A part of Aegilops tauschii subsp. strangulata cultivar AL8/78 chromosome 2, Aet v6.0, whole genome shotgun sequence genomic DNA contains:
- the LOC141041799 gene encoding uncharacterized protein has protein sequence MPRGLASPAPSVPFAVADAPPPCPSPVLLAVADDRATRARGHSMRRPGPWRRPKLPSGGSGQIPPHHRAPPAGATPRRDAARRYSDLTIVSALLLLKVGRVGSSSASASPACHSSPLMELTFAGADKFGCPCAFGGGLGAMGNDELLLLFMPLQECRKRFLAGWTSFNRNSGTH, from the exons ATGCCCCGCGGCCTCGCCAGCCCCGCCCCGTCCGTCCCGTTCGCCGTGGCCGATGCCCCGCCGCCCTGCCCCTCGCCCGTCCTGCTCGCCGTGGCCGATGACCGCGCCACCAGGGCCCGCGGCCACTCGATGAGGAGGCCTGGACCTTGGCGCAGACCCAAGCTCCCGAGCGGCGGCAGCGGGCAGATCCCTCCTCATCACAGAGCTCCTCCTGCCGGCGCCACGCCGCGCCGCGATGCTGCTCGTCGCTACTCTGATCTGACCATAGTGTCGGCGCTGCTCCTCCTCAAG GTAGGCCGGGTAGGCTCCTCGTCGGCGTCGGCTTCCCCTGCCTGCCACTCCTCTCCTCTGATGGAGTTGACCTTTGCTGGAGCGGACAAGTTTGGATGCCCCTGCGCCTTTGGTGGTGGGCtag GAGCAATGGGAAATGATGAGCTCCTGCTTCTTTTTATGCCACTTCAGGAGTGTAGGAAGCGGTTCCTCGCCGGTTGGACGTCGTTCAACCGCAACTCTGGCACCCACTGA
- the LOC109750057 gene encoding indole-3-acetic acid-induced protein ARG7-like: MAKCSKIHNIVLLRQTLRRWRSRAAARAAAGDGAVSVPAGHVAVCVGGASRRFVVRAAHLNHPVFRELLRQAEEEYGFPSGACGPIALPCDEDRFRDVLRRVSSEERRGVPAANSRDVATRPLLQRVAAEELVW; this comes from the coding sequence ATGGCGAAATGCAGCAAGATCCACAACATCGTCTTGCTCCGGCAGACCCTGCGACGGTGGCGCTCCCGTGCCGCGGCGCGCGCTGCTGCGGGCGACGGCGCGGTGTCGGTGCCGGCGGGGCACGTGGCGGTGTGCGTGGGCGGCGCGTCGCGGCGGTTCGTGGTGCGGGCGGCGCACCTGAACCACCCCGTGTTCCGGGAGCTGCTCCGGCAGGCGGAGGAGGAGTACGGGTTCCCGTCCGGCGCGTGCGGCCCCATCGCGCTCCCCTGCGACGAGGACCGCTTCCGGGACGTCCTCCGCCGCGTCTCCTCCGAGGAGCGCCGCGGCGTGCCGGCCGCCAACAGCCGCGACGTGGCGACGCGGCCGTTGCTTCAGAGGGTGGCGGCGGAGGAGCTCGTGTGGTAA